The following nucleotide sequence is from Vitis vinifera cultivar Pinot Noir 40024 chromosome 14, ASM3070453v1.
TGACTAGCTAAGCCTTTTGTGTTAAAAGATCAATCCTTCCATCATTTTGAATCACATTTATCTCTCTTTTGTGAAATTTAGCTTTTATAACataaagtgtgttcttttcttttctctcatcCCTATTAAAAAACCTTTTATGATCTATTTTGTTTTACTAAAATGATTAGTAAAACAATACGTCATTATTAAGTTTATTTATAGATATCAAATTAAGACAAATATCCAGGACATGCCTAACATCTTTGAGCATTAATTTGCTTTATCACTAATCTCCAACTAATTATCTCCAATACCTACTATTAAAGGCACTATTGTTTCCCATCCTAACATTACCAAAATTACTAATAGAATAAGACGCGAAAAAGTCACCATAAGGAGTTACATGGAATGAAACACCAAAATTAATCATCCAATCACTATCTTAGCACACAAAGTTAAGACAAATATCATCACTAACAATGATAACGAATGGCAACTTTATTAGTCtctttttcatctttatttcctttattttgttcTCCTTTCCACGTTTTGCATTCCTTCTTCATGTGGCTTGGCTTATTACAGTGGATATTTTTCCTAGATATGGATTTTCCTTCTATTTGTCATTTTTGCCCTCACCTTgatgatttctattttttctttttccacatttttcatgtgctTCACTAACAAGTACCTCAAAAGTAGATTCactcttttcctttcttttgactTTTTCAATTGATACTATCTTTAACCATATGCATGATTACCTTCCTTATTTAATAACAGCATTATTGTATCCCAACTATGAGAAAGGAGTTGTTCTATTTACAAAGAAACTAGAAgcttataataatataatccCATTAAGAATACggaggttaatttcattcacaccTCTGATATCCAAAGgtttaatataaatacactaagctactattgattttaaattttgtcaattaGTACCattataaatattgtattttatatataaaattattttttaaaaaataaaatttattttttaaagaattgttaaACATATTCACCTAAAATCTCTTtaagaatgaaatatttaatgaaattgacTAGTAATGCAAGCAAATCCAtgaaattaatagaaaattggaagaaaataaaaacaatttgatGCGACTAAATGATCAAACATTCAATTGAAAAATATCGAAACACGAATTCAATTGCATTGTAAAAACAAgtaactagaaagaaaaatctatattttaaaattttaaaaaataataataataaaataaacctGACAGAGAAAAGGGTTATTttgaacaaatattttaaaataaaccccaaatgtatatttttatgaccaaaaaaaattttgaacccAAATCCCTCTTCTTAGGCTGCAAAATTACCAATAAGACAATCTTCAAATAGCTTACAATGTTTTGGGCTCACTTCCATTCAATTCAGGTTTAGTTCTTGACGACCCTTCAAGTCCATTTAGTCATGGGCAGTGGCCTGTTTCTATGGCCCTGGCCCCCCTTGCATGCTAATCCCTGTGACAAGAAAACTCAAAGGGAACTGCTATTTACTCTTTCCTTCCTCAAGATCATACTTACTATTTGCTATCCAATGATGACGAAGTTTCATACTGAAATGAAATGTAATGAAGGGAAAATGTTAATGTAGTAATGAATAATATTTTGGGCCATTCTTTCACTTGAATAGAAATGATCATATAATAGCAAGTGTGTCGAAGACTCGAAATTCTCTATCCCTGTAAATGCTACAACATGAGTATTACATCACTGAATCAGCAACAGCAGTAACTGGAAATAAGATGACTAGTTTCTTTACCATCTTCGGCGTTTCCTTCCGTACCAATATGCAAATACAGCTACGGAGGCAGCCACAATCACCCCTGCTGTTGCATGCCAAGCATACATTGGTTTTTGAAGATTGAGGCCAGAGCTGCTCACCTCAGGAGGCTGTGATGGTGGTGGTTTCCGACTGACTGCCAATGCAAAACCCAGACCTTGTCTTTCCAGCTCAGCTAAGTCTTCAACATCTGGCTTCAGCTTGGTAGCCTTGGCTATGGCCTCATACTCCTCTTTCGTTCCACCTTCAAGGAAAGACCCAACAAGTTGGCCTTTACTCACCCAGTAAGCACCAAAAGTGCTTCCAGAGAAATCCCCATAATGAACCACTTCCCCTACAGAGTCCCCATAGAACTGCCAAGACAGCGTGAAGACCCTGGAGTAGAAGAATGGTAGGTAGTCGAATTCACTTGTCTTGGCTGGTTCCATTATTGCAGTAACAGCATGTCTTGCTGACTTTCGGGCTGAGTCAACATGCTCAAGTCTGCGGGTTTCTCCAAAGAGTTTGACAGGAAATGCTGCAACATCTCCAACAGCATAGACTGAGCTATTACTTGACTGCATCCATCCATTCACTTTGATCCCACCCTTTTCCAAAGTTAGTTGGCCCTCAAACAGGCCTGTATTTGGGCGGATTCCGATTCCCACCACAACCATGTCTGCAGGGAGCCGATTCCCATCCCTGAGAGTAACTGCTGTGACCTGTAGAATGAATAGTTTGCCATAAACTTATAGATAAAGCTGAACCAGAAAAAAGATGCCTTATGTACAAGAATGATCCTTGCTAGCCTATTTCCTGGAAAGGTGACTTCCTATGTATAATGAAGgttcattttcctttgttttggaGATTAAAGAATTTCTTTAGAATAAATAATTGATGTTCTTGCACTCCAAAGATATCAGATAGCAAATATCAGCAACCATTGTCTGGTCCATGTTTCCATAGTACAACAAGGCCAACGAGCAATTGGTCTCCACATTCTAAACTAGCATTAAGTTTTTACCTTTCCAGAGTCGTCGATATCAAATGATGACAAGGCCGTTCCTTTAATGAACTTTACTCCTTTAGACTTGTAATAATCTTCATAATAACTCGCAATCTTTGGTGTGAACAAACGGGCCACTGCAAAAACAAGAAAggaatgaattttcattttaattatagtaCTCGCTGTCCATGTAAAGAATTTTAAACATGAAGTCTACAAATTGttgaaccttttttttcttttttaattttcctaataAACATAAAGTGTTGCTACAGGGAAAATAACCCTTGAAGAATGTAGATAATTCTTACGCataagaatgaaaacaaattaaagtTTTGACCACGCAAGTGTCCAAGAGTTGACAACTTGTATTCCCATTCTGTCTTACATGGCATTTCAAAAGAATCCATTCTGTCTTCCAAGGCAATTGAAAAGAAGTTCATCTCATGTAGTTTTATCATGGAGTTTGGGAAAAGTAGACACTCAAACTGGAAAAGGTATTGGAAATGCTTTCAGCACAACAGGCTCTCCATTAACAAAATCTTCAGAAACCTTTAAAATGAGGAAAATTAGGATGGAATTATATTCTAGGATGCCACTTTCCAGGAAATAGGTTGTGCATGCCCACATTGGTCATCTCAAATCATGCAAGTTCTTCAATTATATAACTTACTAATAAATCATAATGATAAACAAGCTCATCCAATAGAGTTAGACACTTCTTTTCATGATTTAACTTCTCATCTAAGCAAACTGAGCCCTAGTATCTAGGATCCTGTTTAAGATTTCAAAAA
It contains:
- the LOC100267896 gene encoding monodehydroascorbate reductase 4, peroxisomal, with translation MGRAITYVILGGGVAAGYAALEFTKRGISHGELCIISEEPVVPYERPALSKGFLLPEAPSRLPSFHTCVGANEERLTPKWYKEHGIELVLGTRVKSADVRRKTLLTATGETISYKILIIATGARALQLEEFGVAGSDAENVCYLRDLADATRLVDVMKSCTGGNAVVIGGGYIGMECAASLVINKINVTMVFPEAHCMARLFTPKIASYYEDYYKSKGVKFIKGTALSSFDIDDSGKVTAVTLRDGNRLPADMVVVGIGIRPNTGLFEGQLTLEKGGIKVNGWMQSSNSSVYAVGDVAAFPVKLFGETRRLEHVDSARKSARHAVTAIMEPAKTSEFDYLPFFYSRVFTLSWQFYGDSVGEVVHYGDFSGSTFGAYWVSKGQLVGSFLEGGTKEEYEAIAKATKLKPDVEDLAELERQGLGFALAVSRKPPPSQPPEVSSSGLNLQKPMYAWHATAGVIVAASVAVFAYWYGRKRRRW